The Marivirga tractuosa DSM 4126 genome contains the following window.
TAACGATAGCAAAAGTTTCAGGCAATACTTCTAAAAGCACTTCCTCCAACTTTTCATTTCGCTTCTCTTCCAGGGCATCAATTTCATTGAAGACATCCTCTTTAGTATGTAAATCCATATCAGGATTTTCATCTACCTTGGTATGAAGAGCCGCTATTTCATCATCAATTTCTTTTAAATATTGATTGATTCTTGCTAAAACATCAGCAGTTTTAGCTCTTAATTCATCATGTGATAAGTCCTTCAACTTGGCAAATTCTTTATTAATCTGCTCCACCAAGGGGAGAACTTCTTTTATATCTCTATCAGACTTAGTTCCGAAAACTTTTGTTAGTCCTTTTGCTAAAAAATCAAACATGTTTTTTTGCTATAATAATTTTAAATGTGCGCTAATTTACACGCTTTTTTATGATTTATTTCAATTTTTAAAGTTCGATTTCACCTTTAAAAACATTCTTTGCCGGTCCTGTTAACCAAACATTTCTGGCAGATCCTTCATCCAACTCAAATTCAACAACCAATTGTCCTCCTAAGGTTTCAATTTGAACTGGAGAAACACCACCATGCAATACATTCGCAATAGCGCAAGCCGTTACTCCAGTGCCACATGACAAGGTTTCATCTTCTACTCCTCTTTCATAAGTCCTCACTGAGATTTTATTCTCAGAAAGCTTCTCTACAAAATTAACATTGATACCTTCAGCTGCAAACTCTTCATTATAACGAATAGATGCACCTTCTTCTTTTACGTCTTTATTTTTTATGTTGCTGGCAAAAATAACATAATGAGGAGATCCTGTATTAATCGTGAAGTGCTCTGGAAAAGTATTAATTTCTGACTGGGCAACATCGTGCATGCTCAAGCGAACAATATCGCCTTCTATTGTGGCTTCATGTACCCCATCTGTTGAAAGAAAAGTAGTTTCACCCTTAATTATACCTAAAAATTGAGCAAATTTCACTGCGCATCGGCTTCCATTCCCGCACATACTTTGCGAGCCATCAGGATTAAAAAATATCATTTCAAAATCATACTCGTCATGATTTTCAATTAATATTAGACCATCAGAACCCACTCCGAATTTACGGTTACATAATTTTTGGGCAATCGTTTTGTCCGTTTTATCCAGCTTTAGGGAGCGGTTATCCACCACCACAAAATCATTGCCTGTGCCCTGATATTTATAAAATTCAAATCTTGCCATGTGCTCCATGAAGCGAAAATAACACCAAATAATTTCTTATGCCAGAATGGCACTTTGGAAATAGATTTAGTTCAAATTCAGAGTTGAAAAAAATCTCAAACTATTCAAATTTAGAGTGAATATTTTAAAATATAAACACTAAATTTGTAACCATTGTGTAACGTTTACTAAGATGGTTATATGAAAGAATACTTATCATTATCAGAAACATCGGAATTAGTCGGTAAAAGTAAGGAAACTTTAAGAAGGTGGGACAAAGAAGGAATATTAAATGCCGTTAGAGAACCGGTTTCAAATTATCGTGTTTATAAAAAATCTGATGTTCAAACTTTTTTAAAACCCTTATTTGATAATAATATAGAGGATGAGGTTTCTAATTTCGAAAAACCTGATAATGAATATGCAGTATTAGAATTATTTGCTGGAGCCGGTGGATTAGCTGTTGGCTTAGAAAAAGCTGGATTAAAATGCCAAGCATTAAATGAAATTGATAAATGGGCCTGTCAAACATTACGGAATAATAGACCTCATTGGAATGTTCTTGAAGGTGATATAAAAGATTTTGATTTCAAAGAACTTGAAAATCAAATAGATGTAGTAACAGGAGGCTTTCCTTGTCAGGCATTCAGTTATGCAGGAAAAAAACTGGGGTTAAAGGATGCAAGAGGCACTTTGTTTTATGAATTTGCAAGAGTAGTTACAGAAGTGAAACCAGCAATTTGCATAGGTGAAAATGTAAGAGGTCTTTTAAGCCATGACAATGGAAATACATTGCAAGGCATGATTTCCATTTTAGATGAAATAGGTTATAAAGTTGTTCCTGTTAAAGTCTTGAAAGCTATACAATACAGGGTGCCTCAAAAACGTGAAAGATTAATTTTGGTGGGCATCAGAAAAGATATTGATATTGAATTTCTATACCCAAAACCTCACAAAAAAATCTATAATTTAAAAGATGCCCTGAAGAAAGGACCATTATTTAATTCCGATGTTCCTAAATCATTAGGTGCCAAATATCCTGAATACAAAAAAACAATTTTGGACTTAATTCCTCCTAAGGGATATTGGAGAGACTTGCCTATAGAGCTTCAGAAAGAATATATGGGCGGTAGTTTTTATTTGGGCGGAGGGAAAACCGGAATGGCTCGAAGAATTGGTTGGGATGAACCTTCCCTTACTTTAACTTGTAGTCCGGCACAAAAACAAACTGAAAGATGTCATCCTGATGAAACCCGCCCTTTTACGGTCAGGGAATATGCAAGAATTCAAACCTTTCCAGATGAATGGGAATTTGCTGGCTCAATAGCTCAACAATACAAACAAATTGGTAATGCTGTCCCTGTAAATTTAGGTCAGGAATTAGGTTATTCCATTATAAAATTTTTGAATCAATATTACAGCCTTTCAAAACCTAGATAGTAACTATAATTTTCAAAAGTAATTTGATCAAAAATTGAGCGCTGAGATTCTGAAATCGATTCTTGTATCTCAGTTAAAGCTGAGTTTTCTTGAATTTCATTCTCAGATTTGATGGAGCCTAAATAATCGGAAATTGCTAAAGGAAGGTTTTTATAAAGTTTAAAAAAGGCATCCTCTTGACCGGTTAATAATGAATAGAATTGATCCCCGGAAATTTTATAAACACGACTGTGACTGTATTCTTTACCATTTATCTCTGCAAACCACTTTTCGTTAAAACTCTTCTTAGCCAAAATCTGAACCCAATAGCATTTTGCTTGCTTATAATCATCAGCATATCTTGCTAATTTCTGGAACAAGCTTTCCGAAGAGCTACTGTTCATGGTATTATGCTTATTTTTAATATCAGCAAATAGTGTGTCATCTTCGGCCTTTATATCAAATCCGCTTAAATCCCCTTTTTCATAGCCATCAATCCCTCCCAGCAATTCTTCATGAAATGTACCTATTGAATTATTGATAGATTTATCTATTTGTCTTAACACTTCAGTTTCAATTATTTCTTCCTCATCCAGATTATTAAATTTTGAATCAAAGATTAGTTTTATGGTATCTACCTTATTTTTATAAAAAGTCTTTTTGGAAATATTTTCTTTCGCCTTCAAATATGAATTATGAAGATTTTCGACACATTTTAATAAATGCTCATCCGCCACAAAATCAAGGTATTTATTTGCCATAGATAATTCTTTGATTTAAAGTTATTAAAATAAATTTACCCCACCATCAAATGCGCCCTAGGATATTTGTGTGTCGTGCTTGTAGCTCTATTGCTGAGGGCTAAAGCAAAAGTTAAAGTACCTACTCTACCAATAAACATTGATAAAATAATGATAATTCTACCGCCAAGTGATAAATCAGCAGTAATCCCAGTACTTAAGCCTACCGTACCGAAAGCTGAAACTTGTTCAAAAATCAATCTTTCCAGCGTAATATCACCATCCGTTATGGTCAAAGCAAAAATAGCCATCAAATTCATAGTTGCGGCAAAGAAAAAGACTGACAAGGCTTTATAAAGTAATTCTTTAGGTATGAATTTTCTATCGATCTCAATTTTAGCCCTATTATTTAAAGTTGCAACCACTGATTTAATCAACAAATAAAAAGTTGAGGTTTTAATCCCTCCACCCACAGAACCTGATGACGCCCCGACAAACATTAAGAAAGAGATTAGCACCAAGGCCGGGATTTTCAAGGCACTAAAGTCCACAGTGTTAAATCCTGCCGTTCTTGCAGTTGCAGATTGAAAAAAGCTGGTGATCAAAGCTTCCATAAAATTCATATCAGCCAAAGTGTTGTCTCTTTCTATAAAATAAAAGGCTATCATGCCTGTGATGAGCAATACTAAGGAAGTATATACTGCTATTTTGGTACTCAATTTCCATTCCTTCCAAGGGTTTCTAAATCTATCCCTAAGATTGGAAAGTGAAAACAAATCCTGTAGTGAAGAAAACCCTATCCCTCCTAAAATCAGAGTTATGGCAATAATAATATGTAAAATATAACTGGTGGCTACTCCTTGTTCAAATAGGCCATTGGTAAATAAACTAAAACCTGCATTACAAAATGCACTGATAGAATGAAAGGCTGAAAAGAAAACCTTCTGCCCCACGGTATTAAAATGAACATCCTGCCCCCAAGAGAAGAATATTAAAACAAAGGCAATAAACTCCACTAAAAAAGTGATAAAAAAGATTTTGCTCAATAAGCCTTTGGCGGAGAATAAAGAATCACTTTCAAGGAAATCTTGAAGCATTAGTTGTTGCTTGATCCCTACTCCTGTCTTTAAAAGTGAAGCTAAAAAAGAAGCAAATGTAATGATGCCCAAGCCACCAAACTGCATTAAAATCATAATGACAAATTGCCCTTTCAACGAAAAGTAAGTAGCCGTATCTACAACAATCAAACCTGTCACGCAACTTGCACTTACAGCAGTAAACAATGCATCCATGAAAGGCATGGTTTCGTTTTCCACTGACATTTCAGGAAACATTAAAACACCAGTCCCAAAAAAGATCAAGATTATAAAACTAATGATAAAGGTTCTGGCAGGTTTCGTTTTGAGTTGAGATAAAATTACACTCGCTTTTACTCCTTCATATGAAATTAAAATAATAAAATAAAAAGCCAGCAAAGTTTGATAGGCGTCCGCATAACTATTGAATTCAAAAAAGTCCTGTAAAAAATATACTATTCTATTATCAAAAGCATAATAACTAATAGAATTTACGAGGATAATGATGACTAATATAAATTCTAGTTTATGAGATTGTAAAAATTCCAGTCTTCTAAAAGAGTAAAGCCATCGAATGAGGAAACTTAAAAAATAAAAAAACAGGATTATATCCAATGCCAGAAACACCTGTTCTAACTCCTCTTTATTTACATCAAATCCAAATTCATATAGTAATATGACCGAAGCAGCTATCCATAAAAACACTTTAACAGAGCGAACCGTGGTGAGGACGGGCTTTTTACTCTTATAAATTGCGTTATTCAGCAATTCAATTATTGTATTTTTAAATCTAGAGATTTTCATTTAATACTTTATACATCATAATATCAGCCCACCATCAAATGCGCTTTAGGATATTTATAGTTTTGTGTAGTCTGCCTGCTACTTAATGCAAAAGCAAATGTAAGCGTCCCAACCCTTCCAACAAACATAGAAAGAATTATAACCGTCCTACCAGCAGTAGATAATTCAGAAGTAATACCAGTACTTAAACCTACTGTTCCAAATGCCGAAACTTGTTCAAAAATAATTTGAACGAATGAGAAATTACTATCTGTTAATGTTAAAATAAATACCCCGATCAAATTAATGGAGGCGGCAAAGAAAAAGATAGACAATGCCTTAAACAGTAATTCTTTTGGAATAAATCTTTTGTCAATTTCGATTTTTAACCGCCCCCTAATCGTGGCAAATACCGAAACCAGAATTAAATAAAAAGTAGAAGTTTTAATTCCGCCACCTACTGAGCCCGAGGACGCACCAATAAACATGAGAAATGCCAGCAATATTAGTGTTGGGGTTCTTAAAGCTCCTATATCCACTGTATTGAAACCCGCGGTTCTGGTTACGGATTGAAAAAAGCTAGTAATTGTAGCTTCGATAAAGTTCTTATCTGACAAGATATAATCTCTTTCCAATAGATAAAATACCAACATCCCAAAAACAATTAAGAAAGCAGTGGTGTAAACTGCTACTTTGGTGCTTAAATTCCAATCTTTCCAAGGGTTTTGATAACGGTCTCTTAATCGTTGAACATTAAAAATATCCTGAATAGTAGAAAAACCGATAGTTCCAAATATCATGGAAACAGCTACAACAATATGAAGGATATAACTAGTGGCAACTCCATGTTCGGCCAAGCCATTTGTAAAAAGGCTAAAGCCTGCATTACAGAAAGCACTGACTGCATGAAAAGCCGTAAAAAAAAGTTTTTGAGCTTGTGAATTGAAGACCACCCCATCTCCCCAGGTAAAATAAATCAATACAAAGGTGATAAGCTCCAATGAAATGGTGATGAAAATGATTTTCCGCAATAAGCCCTTTGCAGAAAAAAGAGATTCACTGATCAGGTAATCCTGCAAAAACAATTGCTGTTTAATGCCTACTCCGCTTTTCATAATATTAGCAAAAAAGGCCGCAAAAGAGATTATCCCTAGAGCACCAATTTGCACTAACATCATAATTACGATTTGCCCCTTTAGAGTAAAGAAAGTAGCTGTATCTACCACTATCAATCCTGTAACACAACATGCACTCACAGAAGTAAATAAGGCATCCATAAATTTCATCGAACCCTCTTGAACTGTCATGGCGGGCAACATCAGCATTCCTGTTCCGAAAAGTATCAATATAATAAAGCTGACTATGAATGAATGAGAAGGGCTTGCTTTAAGGCGAGAAAATATATCAGATGCGTTGACCAGTTCATAAAGAATCAGGATAATGAAGAAGAAAGTGATTAAAGCCAAATAAGCATCTTCGTAGCTTTCAAACTCAAAATTCTCGATAAAAAAACCCATTATCTTATTATCAAGAAACAGATGACTAATGGTATTAACGATGATAATCAATACCAAAAAAGTCTCTAATTTATTATTTTTAATAAATTCGGTACGTCTAAACTCATAAAGTAAACGAATAAGAAAAGTGCTGAAATAAATGATAAGCACTACATCCAAACCCAAGAAAACTTGCTCTAATTCATCCTGTTCGGTTTCAAAACCAAAAACATATAAAAGAAGAATAGTTGCGGTAAGCCAAATAAATGCTTTTAAAGAAACCAGTGTATTCAAAACTTGCGTTCTGCTACTGTAAAGCAAGTTATTCAGCCATTCTGCAAAAGCATTTTTGAGTTTTGAAAATTTCATTCCGTAAGAAACACTTGGCTTTTAAGTTTAATGCCTCAATTTATAACTGTAAATTATGCTTTATTGC
Protein-coding sequences here:
- the dapF gene encoding diaminopimelate epimerase, with product MARFEFYKYQGTGNDFVVVDNRSLKLDKTDKTIAQKLCNRKFGVGSDGLILIENHDEYDFEMIFFNPDGSQSMCGNGSRCAVKFAQFLGIIKGETTFLSTDGVHEATIEGDIVRLSMHDVAQSEINTFPEHFTINTGSPHYVIFASNIKNKDVKEEGASIRYNEEFAAEGINVNFVEKLSENKISVRTYERGVEDETLSCGTGVTACAIANVLHGGVSPVQIETLGGQLVVEFELDEGSARNVWLTGPAKNVFKGEIEL
- the dcm gene encoding DNA (cytosine-5-)-methyltransferase, whose amino-acid sequence is MKEYLSLSETSELVGKSKETLRRWDKEGILNAVREPVSNYRVYKKSDVQTFLKPLFDNNIEDEVSNFEKPDNEYAVLELFAGAGGLAVGLEKAGLKCQALNEIDKWACQTLRNNRPHWNVLEGDIKDFDFKELENQIDVVTGGFPCQAFSYAGKKLGLKDARGTLFYEFARVVTEVKPAICIGENVRGLLSHDNGNTLQGMISILDEIGYKVVPVKVLKAIQYRVPQKRERLILVGIRKDIDIEFLYPKPHKKIYNLKDALKKGPLFNSDVPKSLGAKYPEYKKTILDLIPPKGYWRDLPIELQKEYMGGSFYLGGGKTGMARRIGWDEPSLTLTCSPAQKQTERCHPDETRPFTVREYARIQTFPDEWEFAGSIAQQYKQIGNAVPVNLGQELGYSIIKFLNQYYSLSKPR
- a CDS encoding Eco47II family restriction endonuclease — encoded protein: MANKYLDFVADEHLLKCVENLHNSYLKAKENISKKTFYKNKVDTIKLIFDSKFNNLDEEEIIETEVLRQIDKSINNSIGTFHEELLGGIDGYEKGDLSGFDIKAEDDTLFADIKNKHNTMNSSSSESLFQKLARYADDYKQAKCYWVQILAKKSFNEKWFAEINGKEYSHSRVYKISGDQFYSLLTGQEDAFFKLYKNLPLAISDYLGSIKSENEIQENSALTEIQESISESQRSIFDQITFENYSYYLGFERL
- a CDS encoding TrkH family potassium uptake protein, with the translated sequence MKISRFKNTIIELLNNAIYKSKKPVLTTVRSVKVFLWIAASVILLYEFGFDVNKEELEQVFLALDIILFFYFLSFLIRWLYSFRRLEFLQSHKLEFILVIIILVNSISYYAFDNRIVYFLQDFFEFNSYADAYQTLLAFYFIILISYEGVKASVILSQLKTKPARTFIISFIILIFFGTGVLMFPEMSVENETMPFMDALFTAVSASCVTGLIVVDTATYFSLKGQFVIMILMQFGGLGIITFASFLASLLKTGVGIKQQLMLQDFLESDSLFSAKGLLSKIFFITFLVEFIAFVLIFFSWGQDVHFNTVGQKVFFSAFHSISAFCNAGFSLFTNGLFEQGVATSYILHIIIAITLILGGIGFSSLQDLFSLSNLRDRFRNPWKEWKLSTKIAVYTSLVLLITGMIAFYFIERDNTLADMNFMEALITSFFQSATARTAGFNTVDFSALKIPALVLISFLMFVGASSGSVGGGIKTSTFYLLIKSVVATLNNRAKIEIDRKFIPKELLYKALSVFFFAATMNLMAIFALTITDGDITLERLIFEQVSAFGTVGLSTGITADLSLGGRIIIILSMFIGRVGTLTFALALSNRATSTTHKYPRAHLMVG
- a CDS encoding TrkH family potassium uptake protein codes for the protein MKFSKLKNAFAEWLNNLLYSSRTQVLNTLVSLKAFIWLTATILLLYVFGFETEQDELEQVFLGLDVVLIIYFSTFLIRLLYEFRRTEFIKNNKLETFLVLIIIVNTISHLFLDNKIMGFFIENFEFESYEDAYLALITFFFIILILYELVNASDIFSRLKASPSHSFIVSFIILILFGTGMLMLPAMTVQEGSMKFMDALFTSVSACCVTGLIVVDTATFFTLKGQIVIMMLVQIGALGIISFAAFFANIMKSGVGIKQQLFLQDYLISESLFSAKGLLRKIIFITISLELITFVLIYFTWGDGVVFNSQAQKLFFTAFHAVSAFCNAGFSLFTNGLAEHGVATSYILHIVVAVSMIFGTIGFSTIQDIFNVQRLRDRYQNPWKDWNLSTKVAVYTTAFLIVFGMLVFYLLERDYILSDKNFIEATITSFFQSVTRTAGFNTVDIGALRTPTLILLAFLMFIGASSGSVGGGIKTSTFYLILVSVFATIRGRLKIEIDKRFIPKELLFKALSIFFFAASINLIGVFILTLTDSNFSFVQIIFEQVSAFGTVGLSTGITSELSTAGRTVIILSMFVGRVGTLTFAFALSSRQTTQNYKYPKAHLMVG